The following proteins are co-located in the Besnoitia besnoiti strain Bb-Ger1 chromosome Unknown contig00007, whole genome shotgun sequence genome:
- a CDS encoding STAS domain-containing protein (encoded by transcript BESB_074030), producing MGYVRSPFRPWRDRLNEFRGSQEGGSCRADFSADAMETRPGGGCERVADSGALAEDRRDRDDEADMADVGEEDRVPSGATSGDEPHLWSGLRGGTGTELGLYARKRATVTERDIHREFDLAHANSGVLARVKSEASSRWRNFSCMHFLVSMFPILSVLKTYKRSYLNADFFSGISAGVMAVPMGMSYAMLANLPPQYGLYVGLFYPLFYMLMGTGKHVVVGVSAIEDLLAGEAVSRILGAKEVLSQLDSQRKLALDASLTDRSLQEALLKNVERQEALLAQARVDISIGLCVCIGIIYLIMRVLQAGLLADLLSVPVLSGFSTASAFLIGTSQLKHMTGLTVPPDVENADFKIIRQWWYCLSHLAEWNGAAVGICCASIAVLALCKFLSRRYCKCFPLPGPLIIVAIFTTLTYLCRLDESHGLKVIGRIPDGFPAARLPSFYVPVFNSNDLSDEVTYRLAFLDMLREAIPLTAMFFIIHISIAKTITQQKKTYQIDPDQELVALAVCNFLGSMFQCFPCAASLSRTSVVSATGAVTQLHNLSNVFVIVLTLSLITPLLHFLPNAVLAAVVLFGVYGMMDFREFFRLCRIGGLDVLLWLVCFFITVIFGAMEGILASIVLSLLWLLRKTARPQCSVLGRLPQTYIYRNVARFPMAKEEPGIKIVRFDASLNFSNSDYFDARVRQKLEASTRYLIVDGSSINDLDVTSIRMLQRLCAYLKQNGVTMLFANWKGPMRDFLQRAQFYETLLPENCFLSLHDAVFWAKQKLAAQKKVGVCKRKGGEGGEMASTARHATAPLEPFYWLSEQGKASPPPAAAADIENARSLSCLPTSEGFLPSDHASVGDAASSPVVIVDTDGLEKSKRARPALGIGEVDGSSASRSGLSRKRSKYLPLPRGALTGARRNSAPQRPAALTKVSPGVEPNAVARGAGGTERTKEPLLSPADSEPRRARAGTEAVSTTEEMLSQRMKECGVLEREDASAGFRGAGSSLVSVSLPARTARGADPIAHVVAAQRRLSSAASTARATEAGEDEDFSAFVRPSHAFGARGAAHPRGDDAGGVSAQRAEWGWDGLSACSPGMIRLVTEVTGSGSHVNWGVLRTGGDSLPASFSSDCICEPETAVVQLPNADARGTDA from the exons ATGGGGTATGTTCGCTCTCCTTTTCGCCCGTGGAGGGACCGTCTGAACGAGTTTCGAGGTAGTCAGGAAGGCGGGAGTTGTCGTGCAGACTTTTCCGCCGATGCAATGGAGACACGCCCAGGAGGAGGATGCGAGCGAGTGGCCGACTCCGGAGCTCTTGCGGAAGATCGCAGAGAccgagacgacgaggcagatATGGCGGACGTGGGCGAGGAAGATCGCGTGCCTAGTGGAGCCACCAGTGGCGACGAACCCCATCTATGGAGCGGCCTGCGAGGAGGAACAGG GACGGAGCTCGGCTTGTATGCGCGGAAACGTGCCACGGTCACCGAGCGAGACATTCATCGC GAGTTTGATCTCGCGCATGCCAACAGTGGGgtgctcgcgcgcgtcaaGAGCGAGGCCTCTTCACGTTGGCGGAACTTCTCGTGTATGCACTTCCTGGTCTCGATGTTCCCGATCCTTTCTGTTCTAAAGACTTACAAACGCAGTTACCTCAACGCCGACTTCTTTTCGGGGATTTCAGCAG GTGTGATGGCGGTTCCGATGGGGATGTCGTACGCGATGCTGGCAAACCTCCCTCCGCAATACGGGCTCTACGTGGGTCTCTTTTACCCTCTGTTCTACATGCTTATGGGGACGGGGAAGCACGTGGTGGTCGGTGTCTCGGCGATAGAAGATCTgctggcgggcgaggcggtgTCGCGCATTCTCGGCGCCAAGGAAGTTCTCTCGCAGCTGGACTCGCAGAGGAAGCTCGCACTCGATGCGAGCTTGACAGACCGTAGCCTGCaagaggcgctgctgaaAAACGTCGAACGCCAGGAGGCGCTCCTCGCACAGGCGCGCGTCGACATTTCcatcggcctctgcgtctgcatcgGAATCATCTACCTCATCATGCGCGTCCTCCAGGCTGGGCTCCTCGCCGACCTCCTTTCCGTCCCCGTTCTCTCGGGTTTCTCCACTGCGAGCGCCTTCCTCATCGGGACCTCGCAGCTCAAGCACATGACCGGCCTCACCGTGCCGCCCGACGTGGAAAACGCGGACTTCAAAATCATCCG acAGTGGTGGTACTGCCTGAGCCACCTGGCGGAGTGGAACGGTGCGGCCGTCGgcatctgctgcgcctccatcGCCGTGCTGGCGCTGTGCAAGTTCCTGAGTCGTCG GTATTGCAAGTGCTTTCCGCTCCCGGGGCCTCTGATCATTGTCGCCATTTTCACAACGCTGACTTACCTATGCCGCCTAGACGAGTCGCACGGACTGAAGGTCATCGGGCGGATTCCTGACGGcttccccgccgcccgcctcccctccTTCTACGTGCCCGTCTTCAACTCGA ACGACCTCAGTGACGAGGTGACGTATCGCCTCGCTTTTCTCGACATGCTCCGTGAGGCCATTCCGTTGACGGCCATGTTCTTCATCATTCACATCTCTATTGCAAAGACCATCACGCAGCAGAAAAAG acCTACCAGATCGACCCCGACCAGGAGCTGGTCGCGCTGGCCGTCTGCAACTTTCTGGGCTCCATGTTTCAGTGCTTtccctgcgcggcctcgctctcgcggacgtccgtcgtctccgcgacgggcgccgTCACGCAGCTGCACAACCTGAGCAACGTTTTCGTCATCGTCCTCACGCTCTCGCTCATCACGCCTCTCCTCCACTTCTTGCCGAACGCAGTGCttgccgccgtcgtcctcttcggcgtctaCGGGATGATGGATTTCCGCGAATTCTTCCGGCTCTGCAGGATCG GCGGTCTGGACGTTCTTCTGTggctcgtctgcttcttcatCACGGTCATTTTCGGCGCGATGGAGGGCATTCTCGCCTCGATCGTCCTGTCGCTCCTCTGGCTCCTCCGGAAgactgcgcggccgcagtgCAGCGTCCTCGGGCGCCTACCGCAGACCTACATCTACAGAAACGTCGCGCGCTTCCCGATGGCTAAGGAAGAACCAG gcatcAAGATAGTCCGCTTTGACGCCTCGCTGAACTTCAGCAACAGCGACTACTTTGACGCTCGCGTGCGGCAGAAGCTCGAGGCCTCTACGCGCTACCTGATCGTCGACGGCTCGTCGATAAACGACCTCGACGTGACGTCGATCCGCAtgctccagcgcctctgtGCGTATCTGAAGCAGAACGGCGTCACGATGCTCTTCGCGAACTGGAAAGGGCCGATGCGCGActtcctccagcgcgcgcagtTCTACGAGACTCTGCTCCCCGAAAACTGTTTCCTCTCGCTCCACGACGCGGTCTTCTGGGCGAAACAAAAACTCGCCGCTCAAAAAAAGGTGGGCGTTTGCAAAAGGAAGGGGG gcgaaggcggtgaaatggcgtcgacggcgcgccacgccaccgcgcctctcgagccCTTTTACTGGCTCAGCGAGCAGGGAAaagcttcgccgcctcccgctgccgcagcagacaTCGAGAACGCCAGGAGCTTGAGCTGTCTGCCTACTTCGGAGGGCTTCTTGCCCTCGGACCACGCGTCAGTGGGAGatgctgcctcctctcccgtgGTGATCGTCGACACAGATGGACTTGAGAAGAgcaagcgcgcgcggccggcgcttGGAATCGGCGAAGTGGATGgcagctccgcgtcgcgctcgggACTTTCCCGCAAGAGAAGCAAGTATCTGCCGCTCCCCCGTGGAGCGCTCACGGGAGCGCGGAGAaactctgcgccgcagaggccagcGGCGCTGACCAAGGTGTCTCCGGGGGTGGAGCCCAATGCggtcgcacgcggcgccggagggacAGAGCGCACAAAGGAGCCCTTGCTTTCGCCGGCggacagcgagccgcgcagggcgcgagcCGGGACAGAAGCAGTGTCTACGACAGAGGAAATGCTGAGTCAAAGAATGAAGGAATGCGGAGTTCTCGAAAGGGAGGACGCGTCTGCTGGCTTCCGTGGAGCCGGTTCCTCCCTTGTTTCTGTGTCCTTGCCCGCCAGGACAGCGCGTGGGGCCGATCCGATTGC GCACGtggtggcggcgcagcggcggctgagtTCTGCCGCGAGCACGGCCAGAGCGACAGAAGCTGGGGAAGACGAGGATTTTTCCGCCTTCGTTCGGCCATCTCATGCTTTcggggctcgcggcgcggctcacccgcgaggcgacgatgcaggcggcgtctccgcgcagagag CGGAGTGGGGCTGGGACGGCTTGAGCGCATGCAGTCCAGGCATGATTCGCCTCGTGACGGAGGTGACCGGCAGCGGGTCACACGTGAACTGGGGAGTTCTGCGGACAGGCGGCGACTCGCTCCCAGCCTCGTTCTCCTCTGATTGCATCTGCGAGCCTGAAACCGCCGTGGTTCAGCTGCcgaacgccgacgcgcgaggcacagATGCGtag
- a CDS encoding DEAD (Asp-Glu-Ala-Asp) box polypeptide DDX6 (encoded by transcript BESB_074020) translates to MCAAYYTRRQGPSGAFPQSQNGGGERNFVNQLGGGQPMGPQGGVPTPYGGYPPQQRGQHFNHPHNHNMAASQPNPAHVADPIQDGDEGWKSKVVLPPKDNRVKTEDVTRTKGTDFEEYFLRRELLMGIFEKGFEKPSPIQEESIPIALAGKNILARAKNGTGKTAAFSIPLLEKCQTSKRHIQGLILVPTRELALQTSAVVKEIGKHMNVQCMVSTGGTSLRDDIMRLYNPVHVLCGTPGRILDLANKGVADLSNCHMVVMDEADKLLSAEFQPIVEELIKFIPHEKQILMYSATFPVTVKDFKNKYLPDAHEINLMEELTLKGLTQYYAFVEERQKVHCLNTLFSKLQINQAIIFCNSVTRVELLAKKITELGYSCFYIHARMMQSHRNRVFHDFRNGACRCLVSSDLFTRGIDIQSVNVVINFDFPKNSETYLHRIGRSGRFGHLGLAINLITYDDRFNLYRIESELGTEIQPIPSQIDEAIYT, encoded by the exons ATGTGCGCAGCCTACTACACGAGGCGCCAGGGGCCGTCAGGGGCTTTTCCGCAGTCTCAGAACGGCGGGGGAGAAAGGAACTTTGTGAATCAGCTGGGTGGAGGGCAGCCAATGGGTCCGCAGGGCGGCGTTCCCACGCCGTATGGCGGCTATCCGCCTCAGCAGCGCGGCCAGCACTTCAATCATCCGCACAATCACAACATGGCTGCCTCTCAGCCGAATCCGGCACACGTCGCTGACCCCATCcaagacggcgacgaaggctgGAAAAGTAAAGTCGTCCTGCCTCCGAAGGACAACCGAGTGAAAACTGAG GATGTGACGCGGACCAAGGGGACGGATTTCGAGGAGTATTTCTTGAGACGCGAACTGTTGATGGGGATCTTCGAGAAGGGCTTCGAAAAGCCGTCGCCGATTCAAGAGGAGTCCATTCCGATCGCTCTCGCGGGGAAAAACATCCTCGCGCGAGCAAAGAACGGCACGGGCAAGACGGCGGCCTTCTCCATTCCTCTCCTTGAGAAGTGTCAAACTTCCAAGCGGCACATCCAGG GCTTGATTCTTGTGCCGACGCGCGAGttggcgctgcagacgagcgcAGTCGTCAAGGAGATTGGGAAGCACATGAACGTCCAGTGCATGGTTTCGACAGGCGGGACGAGTCTGCGCGACGACATCATGAGGCTCTACAACCCGGTGCATGTCCTCTGCGGCACGCCGGGGAGGATTTTGGATCTTGCCAACAAAGGCGTCGCGGATCTGAGCAATTGCCACATGGTGGTCATGGACGAGGCAGACAAGCTTCTGTCTGCGGAGTTCCAGCCGATCGTCGAGGAGCTCATCAAGTTCATTCCGCACGAAAAGCAGATCCTCATGTACTCCGCCACCTTCCCCGTGACTGTCAAGGACTTCAAGAACAAGTACCTGCCCGACGCGCACGAAATCAACCTCATGGAGGAACTCACGCTCAAGGGCTTGACGCAGTACTACGCCTTCGTCGAAGAGCGCCAAAAGGTTCACTGCCTCAACACCCTCTTCTCCAAG CTGCAAATCAACCAGGCGATCATCTTCTGCAACAGCGTGACCCGCGTGGAGCTCTTGGCTAAGAAGATCACCGAGTTGGGGTACTCGTGCTTTTACATTCACGCGCGCATGATGCAGTCTCATCGAAACCGCGTTTTCCACGACTTCCGGAACGGAGcttgccgctgcctcgtctcctccgaTCTTTTCACCCGCGGAATCGATATCCAGTCCGTCAACGTCGTCATCAACTTTGATTTCCCGAAGAACTCCGAGACCTATCTGCATCGCATTGGGCGTTCTGGACGCTTTGGGCATCTCGGACTGGCGATCAACCTCATCACCTACGACGATAGATTCAATCTCTACCG